A stretch of DNA from Candidatus Rokuibacteriota bacterium:
CGTACCGACCGGTCGTGATGGGGCGCCGGGGGGTCGCGACTTCGGCCCACCCGCTCGCGTCCATGGCGGGAATCCAGATGCTGATGGAAGGCGGCAACGCGGTGGACGCGGCCGTGGCCGTGGCCAGCGCGTTGAACGTGGTCGAGCCCTTCATGTCGGGGATCGGCGGGATCGGCCTCATGGTGATCTCCTCGGCGCGGCGGAGAGAACGCGTCGTCCTGGACTTCATCGGGCGAGCGCCGAAGGCCGCCGACCCCGAGCGGGTCACGGCCGCCGAGCTCGAGGGCGGCCCCAAGTCCTGCGCGACGCCCGGGAACCTGGGCGGGTGGCTCGCCGCGCTCGATCGCTTCGGGACGATGCCGAGGCAGCGTGTCCTGGCTCCTGCGGTCCGTCTCGCCGAGGAGGGCGTGCCGCTGACCTGGAAGAACTGCGAGTTCTTCGAGAAGGCGCGCGACACGCTGAAGCGCTCCGCCGCGGCGCAGCGCATCTACCTCGGCAACGGGAGCCCGCGCGCCGGGGGTCTCCTCGTCCAGAAGGAGCTGGCGGCGACGTACCGTCAGGTGGCCGAGGGAGGCGCCGAGGTCTTCTACCGGGGCCCGATCGGGCGCGCGATCTGCCGGGCGGTCCAGGAGGCCGGCGGCTGGCTCGCCGAGGCTGACCTGGCGGCGTTCACCCCCGAGTGGCGCGCGCCGCTCACGATTCCCTTCAAGGGGGTCGAGATCGCCACCGTGCCGCCGCCCTTTTCGGCGTTCCAGTATCTGGAGATCCTGAACATCCTGGAAGCGTACGACCTCGCGGGCTGGGGGCATAACTCGGCCGACTACCTCCATCACCTGATCGAGGCGGTGAAGCTCGCCTCAGCCGATCGCCTGGCCTACGCGTACCTCGCCGAGGTTCCCATCGGGGGTCTGGTCTCCAAGGCGTATTCAGCCTCCCAGCGGACGCGGATCGATCCCACGCGCGCTGCGGTGAGCGAGGGTGAGCGGTTCGACCCGATCCGCCTGCCCGGCCAGATCCTCCCCGGCCCCCCGGCCGATTTCCGGGGCGAGCACACCACCCACTTCGCCTGCGCGGACTCGGAGGGCAACGTCGTGACCGTCACTCAGACGCTCGGGGTGCCGTTCGGCTCCGGCTTCGCCGTCGACGGAACCGGGGTCGTCCTGAACAACATCCTGAAGTGGACGGATCTCCACGCCGAGAGCCCGAACCGGCTCCGCCCGGGCCGGAAGGCGGGGACGATGATGTCACCGACCCAGATCTTCCGCGACGGCTGGTTCTTCATGTCGATCGGGACTCCCGGCTCCTACGGCATCCTCCAGACCACGCCCCAGATGATCCTGAACGTGCTCGAGTTCGGCATGAACATCCAGGAGGCCATCGAGGCGCCGCGCGTCCGGATCTACCGCGATCGCCTCGTGGACGCGGAAGCGCGGATTCCGCGCGAGGTGCGTGACGAGCTGGCGCGGCGCGGCCACCAGGTCAACGTCATCGACGACTGGTCGTGGATCGTCGGCGGCGGGCAGGGCATCACGCGCGACCCCGATTCGGGGGCGCTTCAGGGCGGGGCGGATCCGCGTCGCGACGGTTACGCGCTCGCGCTCTGAGGAGGCTGGGGCGAGGCATCCCGGGCGATCCCCCGGACCCCCGAGTGTCGGTTTCGGGTCCGGCCCCACTCCTAGAGTCCTGTTCCCGGAGTGGCCCCCAGGGGTTGTATTTTTCCCCTTTTCTCCCCCTCGTAAAATGAGATAATACGCCCAGTCGGTTCGGGAGGCGCCGGGCGGCGAGGGTTCCCGCGGGCACCGATGAGCCCCGGCAAAAAAGGGTTCCCTAACCACAACCGAGGAGGACGGCATGGCGAAACGGAAGGCGGCGTTCGGCGGGTACTCGATCAACTTCAGGGGCTGTAAGGACTCGGTCGAGGCAGTGTTCGGCTCGAAGCCTATCGGCCCTTCCGAGATGACCAAGAAGCTCTGGGTCTACGAAAAGCGGAAGCGCCTCGCGAAGCGCTAGGCCCCGGCGCGAATCGGGGAGTTCTGATCACGCCCGGCGTCTCCAGGATTCCCCGGTTTCGGAGCCCAGAGCTCTGACGGCTCATCCGACCGACGCTCGCGTCGGGGGTGAGCCGCGCGTGTTCTCGGGGCCCGTGCGTCAGGCGGCGGTTCCACCGCGGGGCGCGGACGCGACGAGGGCGGGCAGCTCGTCCAGGCGCCCGACGGTGAAGTCGGGGGCGACCCCCAGCTCCTCCATCGGCGCCTGCGTCCGGTTGCACCAGCACACCTGGTAGCCGAAGGCCTTGGCCCCGGCCACGTCCCAGGCGTTGGCCGAGACGAAGAGCAGCTCGGGCGCGGGCAGCCCCATCGCGCGCGTCCCTAGCCCGTAGACCTCCGGCGACGGCTTGTAGGTCTTGACCGCGTCGACGGAGAGGACGTGGACGAAGGCGCCCCCGAGCCCGCTCGACGTCACCGCCGCCGCCAGCATCGCGGGGGAGCCGTTGGAGAGGATGGCCAGCGGGATCCCGCGGAGCCGCTCGAGCGTGGCCCTGACCTCGCGGAACGCGGCGAGGGAGAGGTAGGCCTGCATGAGCTGCTCGAGCTGGGCCTCGCTCGCCGACAGCCCGAGTCGGCGCGCCGCGTAGCGAAGCGCGGCTTCCGTCACCTGCCAGAAGTCCACGTAGCGGCCCATCAGCGCGCGAAGCCAGGTGTACTCGAGCTGCTTCTGGCGCCAGGCGAGCGAGAGGGTCTGCGGGTCCGCAGTGATGGCGCGTCCGGCCTCGACGACCGAGTGGACGTCGAAGAGCGTGCCGTAGGCGTCGAAGAGGATGCCTCGAATCGCTGCCATGGTGGGTGCCTCCGTCGCGGGTCGCGTCCGCTGCGAGCAGTGTCGCGCGGGACGGTCAGGAGGGCGGGGACGCGGGCCGGCGGGTCCCGCTCCGCCGGGGTGGCGGACGGCGCTCCTTGGCGGCCGGTTCCAGGCCGCCCTGAACGAAGCCGTACCGGAGGAGTTTTTGGGCATCGAGGAAGGAGAGGCCGCGACTCTTGGCGCCGAGGAGGATCGCCAGGAAGTGCTGGCCGTGGTGCCACGCGGCGACCGCCAGATTGTAGCCGGCCTCCCGGGTGAAACCGGTCTTGAGCGCCTGAACGCCCCAGGGATCCCGGAGCAACGGGTTCCGCCGGACGTACACTCTGCGGCGGTACGTGAAGCTCTTCGCGCCGAGCAGGGTCCGCACCTCGGGGAACCGCTCGAGCAGGCTCGCCGTGAGCGTCGCGAGATCCTTGGCCGTGCTCCGCTGACTCGGATCGGGGAGGCCGTGCGGGTTGGCGAACTGCGTGGCGGTGAGCCCGAGTTGGCGGGCCTTCGCGTTCATCCGCGCCACGAACTCCTGCTCGTCTCCGTTCAGGCGCTCGGCCACCGCCATCGC
This window harbors:
- the ggt gene encoding gamma-glutamyltransferase codes for the protein MPPHRQAYRPVVMGRRGVATSAHPLASMAGIQMLMEGGNAVDAAVAVASALNVVEPFMSGIGGIGLMVISSARRRERVVLDFIGRAPKAADPERVTAAELEGGPKSCATPGNLGGWLAALDRFGTMPRQRVLAPAVRLAEEGVPLTWKNCEFFEKARDTLKRSAAAQRIYLGNGSPRAGGLLVQKELAATYRQVAEGGAEVFYRGPIGRAICRAVQEAGGWLAEADLAAFTPEWRAPLTIPFKGVEIATVPPPFSAFQYLEILNILEAYDLAGWGHNSADYLHHLIEAVKLASADRLAYAYLAEVPIGGLVSKAYSASQRTRIDPTRAAVSEGERFDPIRLPGQILPGPPADFRGEHTTHFACADSEGNVVTVTQTLGVPFGSGFAVDGTGVVLNNILKWTDLHAESPNRLRPGRKAGTMMSPTQIFRDGWFFMSIGTPGSYGILQTTPQMILNVLEFGMNIQEAIEAPRVRIYRDRLVDAEARIPREVRDELARRGHQVNVIDDWSWIVGGGQGITRDPDSGALQGGADPRRDGYALAL
- a CDS encoding haloacid dehalogenase type II, which translates into the protein MAAIRGILFDAYGTLFDVHSVVEAGRAITADPQTLSLAWRQKQLEYTWLRALMGRYVDFWQVTEAALRYAARRLGLSASEAQLEQLMQAYLSLAAFREVRATLERLRGIPLAILSNGSPAMLAAAVTSSGLGGAFVHVLSVDAVKTYKPSPEVYGLGTRAMGLPAPELLFVSANAWDVAGAKAFGYQVCWCNRTQAPMEELGVAPDFTVGRLDELPALVASAPRGGTAA
- a CDS encoding D-alanyl-D-alanine carboxypeptidase, translated to MAQLGRGDAAGPRRAWKGAAQPLPAAPRPAGPRRGSALATALGLILALAWASGLAPREASAQNGKPPDLNAEAVLLLDSGGRVLFAKNADDDHAPASLVKLMTLYIAYEDVEAGRAAWDEPVTVSAKAAATPAYRLGLRTGETVPLSLLLEGVAIVSANDAAMAVAERLNGDEQEFVARMNAKARQLGLTATQFANPHGLPDPSQRSTAKDLATLTASLLERFPEVRTLLGAKSFTYRRRVYVRRNPLLRDPWGVQALKTGFTREAGYNLAVAAWHHGQHFLAILLGAKSRGLSFLDAQKLLRYGFVQGGLEPAAKERRPPPRRSGTRRPASPPS